The Chitinophaga sp. H8 genome contains a region encoding:
- a CDS encoding META domain-containing protein produces MRKVIYGALAAVAIMTAAGCANSKQTQNNDGTATADSTALYREWNLVELEGQAVDTSTTAHVPTILFTQDGHRVSGHAGCNRMMGSFTFSGSNQIKLGPMASTKMACPDMKMEDAYLKALDKVDNYSFENGNLLLNNEKTPVAKFAAK; encoded by the coding sequence ATGAGAAAAGTAATTTACGGCGCATTGGCAGCTGTAGCGATAATGACAGCAGCTGGCTGTGCAAACAGTAAACAAACGCAAAACAATGATGGTACTGCTACTGCTGATTCTACCGCTTTATACAGGGAATGGAACCTCGTAGAACTGGAAGGTCAGGCGGTAGACACTTCTACTACGGCTCATGTGCCTACCATCCTGTTTACGCAGGACGGTCACCGGGTTTCAGGTCATGCAGGATGCAACCGTATGATGGGCAGCTTTACCTTTTCCGGCTCCAACCAGATAAAACTGGGACCAATGGCCAGTACAAAAATGGCTTGCCCGGATATGAAAATGGAAGATGCCTATCTTAAAGCACTGGATAAAGTAGATAATTACAGCTTTGAAAATGGGAACCTCCTGCTCAATAATGAAAAAACTCCTGTCGCTAAATTTGCAGCCAAATAA
- a CDS encoding RagB/SusD family nutrient uptake outer membrane protein gives MKHNNRFIIAVLSAGILFSSCGKNFLDTNPTNKVPEDQVFNTVENAQTVLNGTWAYMMDNYLGGTFSNPGYGAILRVSDAMGSDVAVTTKYGFRDAYTFTEMIDNTKGRVAAFWTTLYKVIDNCNNVIARIDGINGDETQKKYIKGQALALRANSYLVLATFYQFNYSVNTSSKVVPIYLEPATAATAGKPKATVQQLYDQIIADLTEAEKLLPGFDRGEGRRFKMNLDVVEGLFARTYLNMGNWTKAGEKAAAARAAYTLMSAAEYAKGFNDVNNVEWIWGHPQTPSQRVASDNFHFLDVSSPSSGYYSFMADPYFKDLFTSNDIRFKLFAWDTLPSREGLLRYEKFKFRADQTGDIVLMRAAEMYLIEAEAYARNGNIGKAAERLNDLRGARSAVLYKAAGQTIKQAVDTILVERRKELWGEGFSLSDILRTSGTVVRKAFVQANGDPIVIKVPRANGGFVSVNGKGHRAVKFPDGSAFVPNSKYYLFAIPDAEIKNNPNLDK, from the coding sequence ATGAAACATAATAACAGATTCATAATAGCGGTATTATCCGCAGGCATTTTGTTTAGCAGTTGCGGCAAAAATTTCCTGGATACCAATCCTACCAATAAGGTACCGGAAGACCAGGTATTTAATACAGTAGAAAATGCACAAACGGTATTGAATGGTACCTGGGCATATATGATGGACAATTACCTGGGAGGTACTTTTTCCAACCCGGGTTATGGCGCCATTTTGCGGGTCAGTGATGCAATGGGCAGTGATGTGGCCGTCACTACCAAGTATGGTTTCAGGGACGCCTATACGTTTACCGAAATGATCGATAACACCAAGGGGAGGGTAGCTGCTTTCTGGACCACCCTCTACAAGGTGATTGATAACTGTAACAACGTGATTGCCAGGATTGATGGTATTAACGGAGACGAAACGCAAAAGAAATATATAAAAGGACAGGCACTGGCATTAAGGGCCAATAGTTACCTGGTACTGGCTACTTTTTACCAGTTTAATTATAGTGTTAATACCAGCAGTAAAGTAGTGCCTATTTACCTGGAACCTGCCACGGCAGCTACAGCCGGTAAGCCTAAAGCTACGGTACAACAGTTGTACGACCAGATCATTGCAGACCTTACCGAGGCAGAAAAATTATTGCCAGGTTTTGATCGTGGAGAAGGCAGACGCTTCAAAATGAACCTGGACGTGGTAGAAGGACTATTTGCCAGAACTTACCTGAATATGGGCAACTGGACCAAGGCGGGAGAAAAAGCAGCAGCTGCCAGGGCTGCTTATACCTTAATGTCGGCGGCAGAATATGCCAAGGGATTTAATGATGTGAATAATGTAGAGTGGATCTGGGGACATCCCCAAACACCCAGTCAGCGTGTTGCCAGTGATAATTTCCATTTTCTGGATGTTTCTTCACCATCATCCGGATACTACAGCTTCATGGCGGATCCTTACTTTAAGGATTTATTTACATCCAATGATATCCGCTTTAAATTATTTGCCTGGGATACCTTGCCCAGCCGTGAAGGACTGTTGCGGTATGAGAAGTTTAAGTTCCGGGCAGATCAAACCGGCGACATTGTGCTGATGCGTGCGGCTGAAATGTACCTGATCGAAGCGGAAGCATATGCCCGTAATGGTAACATCGGTAAAGCGGCAGAACGGCTGAACGACCTGCGTGGCGCACGTAGTGCAGTGTTGTATAAAGCTGCAGGACAAACTATTAAGCAGGCGGTGGATACCATCCTGGTGGAAAGACGTAAGGAACTCTGGGGAGAAGGTTTTTCGCTTTCTGACATATTACGTACCAGCGGCACCGTAGTGCGTAAAGCATTTGTACAGGCCAATGGCGACCCGATAGTAATAAAGGTACCCCGTGCCAATGGCGGTTTTGTTTCAGTCAACGGGAAAGGACATCGTGCTGTGAAATTTCCCGATGGGAGCGCCTTTGTACCTAACAGCAAATATTACCTCTTTGCTATTCCGGATGCGGAAATAAAGAATAATCCCAACCTGGATAAATAA
- a CDS encoding SusC/RagA family TonB-linked outer membrane protein, translating to MLQRIYISLLLLLPFAAFSQTRVVSGTVLSAKEKEPLPGASVSVKGTAKGVVTNSDGQFKLEINDPAATTLLVSFIGMVPQEIPVSTSPITVLLEASSRAIDEVVVIAYGATKKSSYTGSISQIKGDQLENRQVSNVSKALQGLAAGVQSTSASGQPGTEATIRIRGVGSINASSDPLYVVDGVPYSGSISAINPYDIASVSVLKDAASSALYGSRGANGVIIITTKQGKKSKDGSTIDVRVSQGFSKRAVEDYKQMNTNQYFELYWEALRNKGLSDNLTPDAAARLASSTIISDLGINPYGAAYPQPVGLDGKIVPGASPLWNDNWSKALQRTGQRTEANLSISGATDKSRYYISGGYLNDQGIYLGSGFKRYNARTNIDLDAKDWLKVGANISAAHADQAYPPSEDSRSDNVVNYGRLIPGFYPIYKRNLNDGTYLLDANGNKQIDYGDYRPSAANPRSNLLGTINLDKSQILRDDVSARVYAEATIWDQLKFKTSYNADYTTSNSHFYTNPAFGFNAPIGGTVDKGNTRTFSWTFNNIFTYEKTFNKDHHINLLAGQEAYSYGTRFITGSRQGFALLGFDEPVAASQLNDFTGYSDSYKLASYLGRAEYDYQQRYYFSASLRTDGSSRFSPDNRWGTFWSVGASWKLAQEAWLKETSWLDALTLRASYGGQGNDNIGSYYAYKSLYVINNNLGEGGTYRDSLYNPHLKWETNLNLNLGVDFAMLDNRISGSVEYFQRKSKDLLYSLPLALSTGYDAIDENIGSLKNNGVELQLRGVPVRNKDFSWTVDLNLTHYKNKITELPQKEIISGTKKLMVGTSIYDFFIREWAGVDPENGKAQWFVTGADGKKTKTYSYADGTQYYSGSALPDVYGGFTNTFDYKGLSLSFLITYSLGGKILDNDVTFLMHNGNNPGRAWHEDMLNRWTPQHKNTDIPVLTTDNSGWTQTSTRFLYDATYGRLKSVNLSYTLPKSILDKARLNRVTVYLQGENLLTWYNHKGMDPEQAVNGVTYYRYPAVKSVSAGLNLSF from the coding sequence ATGTTACAACGGATTTACATTTCACTCTTATTACTGTTGCCATTTGCGGCCTTTTCGCAAACGCGGGTAGTAAGTGGTACTGTTTTGTCGGCCAAAGAAAAAGAGCCGCTACCGGGTGCTTCTGTGTCAGTAAAGGGCACTGCGAAAGGTGTGGTGACGAATAGTGACGGACAATTTAAACTGGAAATAAATGACCCTGCGGCCACTACGCTGCTGGTGAGCTTTATTGGGATGGTGCCGCAGGAAATTCCGGTGAGTACCAGCCCTATTACTGTTTTACTGGAAGCCAGCAGCAGGGCGATTGATGAAGTAGTCGTGATTGCCTATGGTGCTACGAAGAAATCAAGTTATACGGGCTCCATTTCACAGATCAAAGGGGATCAGCTGGAAAACAGACAGGTATCCAATGTGTCAAAAGCATTGCAGGGCCTGGCGGCCGGTGTACAGTCAACTTCTGCCAGCGGACAACCAGGTACTGAAGCCACCATCCGTATCCGGGGGGTAGGCTCTATCAACGCTTCCAGTGATCCGCTGTATGTGGTAGACGGGGTGCCTTACTCCGGAAGCATCAGTGCGATCAATCCCTATGATATCGCTTCCGTAAGTGTTTTGAAAGATGCAGCTTCGAGCGCGCTTTATGGTTCCCGTGGTGCCAATGGGGTGATTATTATCACTACCAAACAAGGAAAGAAAAGCAAAGATGGCAGCACGATTGATGTGCGGGTAAGCCAGGGCTTTTCCAAAAGGGCCGTAGAAGATTACAAACAAATGAATACCAACCAATACTTTGAACTTTACTGGGAGGCTTTGAGAAATAAGGGGTTGTCGGACAACCTGACACCGGATGCTGCTGCGAGGCTGGCCAGCAGTACCATCATCAGCGATCTGGGTATTAACCCTTATGGTGCGGCATACCCACAACCGGTAGGCCTGGATGGTAAAATTGTACCGGGCGCAAGCCCTTTATGGAATGATAACTGGTCAAAAGCGTTGCAGCGTACCGGACAACGAACAGAGGCCAATCTTAGTATCAGCGGTGCAACAGATAAAAGCAGGTATTATATTTCCGGCGGTTACCTGAACGACCAGGGTATTTATCTGGGCTCCGGATTTAAACGTTATAATGCCCGTACCAATATCGACCTGGATGCGAAAGACTGGCTGAAAGTAGGTGCCAATATCAGTGCGGCACATGCTGATCAGGCATACCCGCCATCAGAAGACAGCCGCTCGGATAATGTGGTGAACTATGGCCGTCTCATCCCTGGTTTTTACCCCATTTACAAGCGCAATCTTAATGACGGTACTTACCTGCTGGATGCTAATGGCAATAAACAGATTGACTATGGTGATTACCGCCCCAGTGCAGCTAATCCCCGGAGCAATCTGCTGGGTACTATCAACCTGGACAAATCACAGATATTAAGGGATGATGTTTCTGCCCGTGTATATGCGGAGGCTACCATCTGGGATCAACTGAAGTTTAAAACCAGTTATAATGCGGATTATACAACCAGCAACAGCCACTTCTATACCAATCCCGCATTTGGTTTTAATGCTCCTATAGGTGGTACCGTGGATAAAGGGAATACCCGTACTTTCTCCTGGACATTCAACAACATATTTACTTACGAGAAAACATTCAATAAAGACCATCATATTAACCTGCTGGCGGGGCAGGAGGCCTATAGCTACGGCACACGGTTTATTACCGGCAGCAGGCAGGGATTTGCCTTGCTGGGCTTTGATGAACCAGTGGCGGCTTCCCAGCTGAATGATTTCACAGGTTACTCAGACAGCTATAAACTGGCCAGCTACCTGGGTCGTGCGGAATATGACTATCAGCAACGATATTATTTCTCTGCATCACTGCGTACAGATGGCTCCTCCCGCTTTTCGCCGGACAACCGTTGGGGTACTTTCTGGTCAGTGGGTGCCTCCTGGAAACTGGCACAGGAAGCCTGGCTCAAGGAAACAAGCTGGTTAGATGCATTGACATTACGTGCAAGTTATGGCGGACAGGGAAATGATAATATTGGTAGCTATTATGCCTACAAAAGCCTGTACGTGATCAATAATAACCTGGGAGAAGGGGGTACCTACCGGGATAGCCTGTATAACCCCCACCTGAAATGGGAAACCAATCTGAATCTGAACCTGGGAGTGGATTTTGCGATGCTGGATAATCGTATTTCAGGATCTGTAGAATACTTTCAACGTAAATCAAAAGACCTGTTGTATTCCCTGCCACTGGCATTATCTACCGGGTATGATGCAATAGATGAAAATATCGGCTCTCTTAAAAACAACGGGGTGGAACTGCAACTCCGTGGCGTACCGGTAAGGAACAAGGACTTTTCCTGGACAGTAGATCTGAACCTGACACACTATAAAAATAAAATCACAGAACTACCGCAAAAAGAAATCATCAGCGGTACTAAAAAGCTGATGGTAGGGACGTCTATCTACGACTTCTTTATACGGGAGTGGGCAGGAGTAGATCCGGAAAACGGAAAGGCACAATGGTTTGTAACCGGTGCCGACGGCAAGAAAACCAAAACATATAGCTATGCCGATGGTACGCAGTATTACAGTGGCTCTGCATTGCCGGATGTGTACGGTGGGTTTACCAATACCTTTGATTATAAAGGATTATCGCTCTCCTTTTTGATAACGTATAGCCTGGGAGGTAAGATACTGGATAATGATGTTACATTTCTGATGCACAATGGCAACAATCCGGGAAGAGCCTGGCATGAGGATATGCTGAACCGGTGGACACCACAGCATAAGAATACGGATATCCCTGTGCTGACAACCGACAATTCGGGCTGGACACAAACATCTACCCGCTTTTTGTATGATGCCACCTACGGCCGGCTAAAGAGTGTGAACCTGAGTTATACGCTGCCTAAGTCTATCCTGGATAAGGCACGGCTGAACCGGGTAACGGTGTACCTGCAGGGAGAGAACCTGCTGACGTGGTATAACCACAAAGGAATGGACCCGGAGCAGGCAGTAAATGGTGTTACCTACTATCGTTATCCGGCGGTTAAATCGGTATCTGCTGGTTTAAACCTGAGCTTCTAA